The genomic interval AGCATCGCCGTAGGCCACGAGAAGCGGGCGAAGGCCTACACGCCGATCCGCAATGCTCGCCAGATGCGCGAGATGATCGAAGCCGCAAAGCTCTACGAGCGGCAGACGCTCGCGCAGCGGCGGACAACCACGCCGCGCATTCGTAACGGTGCGATCGGACAGGCCGGCATCCAGATTATCGAGTTCCTGGCCCGCGTCATCGACTATAGCACCGGCGCGTTGTTCCCCAGCCTTCACACCATCATGGAGGGAACCGGCCTCAGCAAAAATTGCGTCGTTCAGACGCTTTCGCGCCTCAAAGAGGCGCGCATTATCGACTGGTTCCGGCGCTACGAGCCGGTTCCCGATCAAGAAGCGCAAGGCGCTGGCCCGCGCATCAAGCAGGCCACGAACGCCTATCGCTTCCTCTTCCCCGCCTTCCTCTCCAAAATCTTCGCCGCTCGCCGCCGTCGCGGCATCGCGGCTGACCCAGCCCCCGCTTGCGAACAGTATCGCCAGATCGAGGCGGCGCGCGACATGGAGCGCATGAGGGATCAGCTGCCCCTATGGGAGCTAACCCGTGAAGAGCGGGACAAGCGCGAGCTGGCCGATATTCTCGCCAGCTTGGGCGAAGCGATTGAGGCGAAAGAACGTGAGTCATCCGCAAGTGAAGATAACCGGCGGAGATATTTATATTGAATGGCCCTAGTCGGGCCATGCGCGATATTGGCATATATCCCGGCCGTTTGCCCGCCTCCGTGAAATGTGTATAAATCCCAATGTAGGGATACCGTTGACGAAAGAAGTTCGATGCAGATGGACGTCGAAGCACGCGCACGTCGGATCGTAGCGGATATGGGCGGCCACTGGCGCGGCTCATATGGCATGGTTTGCTGCCCAGCCCACAACGACCGCAATCCGTCGCTCCAAGTCACCCCCGGCAAGAAGGCCGTCCTGTTCAAATGTTGGGCCGGTTGCAGCCAGGAAGCCGTATGGTCCGCGCTCAACAGCCGCAAAATCAATCGTCACACCAGCGGCGAGACGGTCGATCGCGCGCCTGAACCCTCGCGCCGGAAGCTCGCCCTGCAACTATGGGATTCCGCCGTGCCGATCGCGGGCACCGCGGCTGAACGCTATCTGCGTTCGCGCGCAATCGACCCGACCGGCCTCAAGGTTCGCTTCGCACCGCGCTGCATCGTTGGCCCGCCCGATGCCCGCGAAGAGCATCCTGCCCTTCTCGTGCCGTTCGAGGCCGATGAAGGCATAATCGCCGTGCAGCGG from Sphingobium sp. TKS carries:
- a CDS encoding DUF7146 domain-containing protein; amino-acid sequence: MQMDVEARARRIVADMGGHWRGSYGMVCCPAHNDRNPSLQVTPGKKAVLFKCWAGCSQEAVWSALNSRKINRHTSGETVDRAPEPSRRKLALQLWDSAVPIAGTAAERYLRSRAIDPTGLKVRFAPRCIVGPPDAREEHPALLVPFEADEGIIAVQRILLDPATGEKRYHAALREAKLTLGLVRHAAMRIGGQPPGDVLRLAEGFEEAVSVSQLSAGKFKVWGAGGIRRYGLIAIPERIRKIVIYSQHGQEAAQAIEDARGHLTANDRELKIILPPAPAPMDWNDILQEKARC